Genomic DNA from Porites lutea chromosome 4, jaPorLute2.1, whole genome shotgun sequence:
GGATGCGGTTTCTGCAACTAGTGCCTACATTTCCCTTAACGAGACAATTGCTAGGGGCTATATTTTCTATAACACTCTAGGCTTCCAGTCGCTTAGGGTGCCTTAACTCGCACTGGTTTTCCAGTTGCTAGACTACGTAGTTTTTGCACTATGGTCATGATAGTGCCAGGAACGCTTTCTTTTGCGCATCGCTTGAGATGTCACTGTGGACTGGACTTCAGGTTTGTACAGCGATTCCTTGCACGGCAAACATGATCTTCTTCTCTGTGACATAAGGCGCTGGACTGGAGAACTGCCTTATAAGGGAGTGGATAAATTTATCCATTCAGTGATAGCCTTCCATAGATCTGCTTCTTGATTGTTGGCTTTACTAATGATGGACTCCATTTTCTTGACTATTCAGCCTCGCAGAACGTGACATGTTGGATGTCCCAGTCACGAGCAAAATTTCAGAATTACACAGAGCCacaatacatacatacattttttcACGTCCCCCACGGggattttttgaaataaaacaagACATAAAAAGATTCTGCTGTCTAAAACTTAAAATACAGGAGGTTGGATTAATTAAGTACCTACTGATTAAGGTATTTATTACTGGGTTCTTATGCTAGTTGtgttctgtgatgttataaatTCAGTTAGAGTTTATTAGAAGTCTTTTCGTCATCATGCATAGTCTTAAATTGCGCAAGCGATTGActtattttgatattttgaagGGGGAATGAAACTCTTGCtccaactttcgcgcaataactcgattggaaacgcttgctacgcaagcAATCATCATCGCGCTTCATATTGGGTGGGAATGATAATTCTTTTCCCGCGTCACACTGGTCTATTCTGAGTGGCAAGGTAATCTCTGCAAGAACACTCTCGCCCACGCAGAAGGGGATTGCAACTTATTATCTGGCCATCCGCTCATAATCAGTGACATAAGAATTTGAACTGAGGTGACCTTGCTGTTTTTTAGACGGATTTGCTCCAGACGCCTGTCTATGACGAAGACTGCTTCTTCCTGGTTGGTCCCTTGAAGTTCTTTGCGAAAACTGTCGTCTTGGCTGAATTGAAATATCAGGGACTCAGGTGAGTCTGTTTTGGTTACGAGTTTAGGGAAGAGCAGCTCGGGAAAGTGTCACTAGTGAACATTCGAGGGCCGCACTTGTACAAAACCTTTAAGGGATACTTCTGTAGTCGCAGTCTTATCGATAAAGGCGTTTGGGGCTTATGAGGATTGAAAGATTGGTTGTCTGTTAGGCCACAGAGGGGTTTGCATACGGCGCTGAGCTGTGGCAGGAACTTGGAAAGGTAGGTAACTACTCCTATCAGTCGTTGAACCCTCTTATACAGTTGTTGAACGGGACACTTTAGCGGCAGCTTGAAGACGTTCTGATCTTAGTATGTGGcctatgtttgttttttatcggGCTTGAAGCGTATTTGTTTTTTAGATCATATATTAGATCACTGAGATGTGTTCTAGACCTTAAAGGTATTTGTTACGTCGCCTTTTGAATTTCTCGAGCGCAGGTTTGGTTCCAAAGACATTTGTAGCTACCGATCACGAAACAGAGTGTTCAAGAGGTCGTGGAGTACGCAGAGAGTTCACCTGGGACAACTCGTCGGAATAATTCTTTGGCATCTACAACAGAGACGACTTCAGTTTTAGTTAGCTTAGGTGCATTATCCTACACGTTGGGTGTTGCATAATCGTTTCTGACAAATTCCCCTTATTCAGATGTACAGGACCTAGACACAGTCTTAGTTTATTAAGATTTCTCCCCGTAACCTAATTACTGATCTAGGGGGTCGGCTTTGTCACTTTAGCAATAACAACCATGGTTTTTCAGCTCTTATTCTTGCTTTTTAGCTCGTCTGGAACAGGCACGCATTTTGGGTTTTCTTGGACTGATTTGGCATTGAGATGCATGTCTATGTGATAGGTAGCAGGTAGCTGACTAAGACTATGAATACATCTCGATAGTCATAAAGGATTTGCTCTAGACTAAGTGGACGTTGGCCGCTGCTGTGGTGAATATAAGCTTCTAAGCTTCAGAGGCTCTTTCTAAAAGTTTACATGTCGACGCAGGTTTAACAATTTCGAATTGTACTTTGTTTCGCAAAGCATTAGCTTTGCAGTTTCGTGCTGCCTATGGGGTACATCCAGAGCTAGTCTCAATGGAAAGGATTAGCTCAGAAACAGATCGAATAATACAAATGAAAGTTCACATGTCTTTATCTGAATATCACCTTTATATTCCTGGCCGGTTAAGAGGGCGTTTTTTTCTAGTTTCAGACTTGGAGGTAACATCCACTAAataagaattaaaggctggctgcAGGGAAAACGACTCCATCTTCAAGCGAAGCGCTATGAACTCCTGAATATTCCACTGTTCCCCTCCAAATTGCGATTGCAAAACTGTAGGCAACATGTTTCTTGTATCTTGCTCGCTTGCTTTCCTTAAGCCACAAAATACTTGTTAAGTTTCCTGAGGATAACATCAGCATCTTTCTTCTTCGGTCACAGGGAGATTGGTGCAGACATGAAGACATCCTCCTCCAATAATCGATAACAGCGTGGCAGCGACATTGGTTTTGTCTTTCTGATCCAGTTTCGTAGTAGAAGCGTAGTCCTTTCAGttgtctttaaaaaaacttcCAGTTGGATGCTTAATCTTCTGGCATGTCCATTTTGGAAGGCGGTGAAAACATCAATTGTGGCATGCTTACTCATACCACGGTAAACAGCTAAAACTTCGAAGCGGTCTGAGCGTGAATTAGTCGAGAACAAGGTCTTTACGTCCCACTCGTTCAATAAATTGAGCAAAATTAAATGCCTTAATTTGTAGTGGTGTCTAATAATGCTGGCTTGAGCGTTGTTTGAGTGAAAATCCCGCCTCGAAACACAATGTCATgagcaaaatatatttttctcaaaagcAATAAGTTAGGATCATGTGGGATCATGTGAAGTCCGGCATTTGACGCAGACCTTTCACCCACAGCCATTTCGAATTCAGAAGAGAAGTAGTGATTAAGAATGTTTCCGTAACTGTTTGGTAAGACCGAGTATCCTGGGGCTGCAAGAACGCCTTGTACACTTTGTCTGCAGGCGAATATTTTGTTCCGATTGGTTATCTTTGAGTATCTGAACACGTGGAAGTTTAAGATGGGGGATCTGTTTGAGGCCATGAGGTAATTTGAATGTCTAATGAAAACATAAGGTCACGTGAATTACCTTGGCTTTGGCATCTCTGGAAGGACCATTAACCCTCAAAGTTTTCCTAGAAATTAAGGAGTGGGAGGTCGGGGGTTTTtgtggttgggggggggggggagccaGCATCCATTCATGTTCCAAAAATATCAGCAAAGGCCGATAAGAAAAAGATTAACCTGGATATAATATCCAGTTGGCATGAAGGTCTCCCACATTGAAGTCTATCAAAAGTGGTTTTTCCTGTGAGTTCGTACGAAGTGAACTGGGGAGCCTTCATGAGCATTATGAAGCATTATCGTGGACAGCTACTGAAATTAACAAAAGTGTTTATCACTGTTCAAATGCCACTGCTGACGTAATAATCATCAAAaccgaaatatttttaaaaaataatcccAAAACCAACCTGGTATTGCTCCAGTGCATGATATTCGTCTGTTTTCAACATAGCAACCTGGCCTTACTTTTTGTCCTGAACTGCTGCAGTAAAAGTCAATGCCGTTTTCTTTCCAGTGGTCACCATCGTAATACAATTTACCATTCCATCTGCAAGCTTAACATGAAAAAGTTTCgttcaattgatttttttaaaacaaatatataattatttacTTTTCAAAGATAGATcaatttaaggtgattccttagtaaaagaacgtaacatagattgtagatggaACTTGGttcactgatgtaacaagtcaagaagatgataaaaaagtaataaaaagtgggggtcaccgtactcgttttgacgccacaatgctgacaaatacggctatttaggacccttttacaaaaaccgcgcgcagcccaaaattagacaaaaggagagattttttcgatgatgcatgtggtattgcacagaatttgactttaatgtattgtttatccacttacctaccagaaaaatgccttttaatgcccttgtttttactttacgcttcaaagtagaattaaattggacacgctctattcgacccgtgatagctcaatccgtacaatttagtaaaattgccaaaaaacttaacatagatttgtgccaatttttttctcaccgaaaggaagcactgtccttattaaaatcatgaaataaaaaatgggggtcaccgaaCTCGTTTTTgtggtagagctgcagaaagtgcgcaccaaatgcattttctccgattttgagagaggactggggcgagtttcaaaatagaatgtatgtgaaagggggaaaaaagtattaaaaaatacgtttttacagtatttacatcgagatatcacatttaggacacaatgtgataaagagagcgtttaaatgaaaatcaaagtaagtaagcacaagttaaacatccactatcgacgTTTTCCgagaggaagtcgaactcagcaacacgcgtactgcttacgttatgcacattcccaacacattgagtctcacctcggcaagaaacaacagtaAGCAAAAATTCTAATAGCGTTTCTCTCAAGTCAACTCATTTTAGTAAGGTTATTTCACATGcacttttttacggcggccatcttgttatgcgcagtaagagatgcgcagtgcaaaaccagggaatcaccttaaaaggCTATAATTTTGTGCAGAATTTAATACCAGAaatttttttgtctattttttatCCACTGGGAGGAGATTTGCACAGATTACGACGTTATAAACCTTTTAACACAGGCTTACAATTGTCACTGAGCTCATTACCGCTTCTATATAAACTGACTAAAATAACTGAAGCAACACGCAAGTTTCGGCTGTCATTTCTTGTGATCCTTAGGTTCCTGATACTTCATCAGGCCTTCATCCAAGCTGTTAAGGGCATAAGGAAACCTCAGCGCGCTACTTATTCCAATCATCTTAGTGACGACTTCGTCTGGGATTCCTTTTATGAAATTTTTCGACACCGAAGTAAACTTCCTTCTCTCGATCAATGATCAGTGAGAACCAAAAAAACAGCTGCGACATCATCTTGCCTGCAAAACACAGTCATCCCCACCACCTCTGCTACAcgaaaaagaaactaaaactaAACCTGGCCATCTTGACAGGTTTTCCTACGAAATCGCAAAGCTCGCACCGCAAAAAGAAACCGAGACCTTACAAATTCAACGAATGGATATACAACTCGCAAAGCTTAAATCACAACGTGACAACGCCAAATGTTTCTGTAACACAACctctcaaattaaaaaaatcttcaGTGAGATTTTGGGCTCCTCAATAGACATTGGATCCTCAAGAGTGGCTCCAGATATTTGCTCCAGAGTGAGGTGAGCCAAATTATTTCATCAATTGTCTCGGACTGAATTTTCAACGTGATATGCTGTCATATTAAAGAATTGCGACTATGCTTCTTATGGTACTCACAGGATTCAACAAATTGTCAACGGAGCGTTCTTTTCACTACGAAGGGGTGAGAAAAATCAAACTGGGCCTTGCAACTCTTGACTccttaaaaataaagaacattcACATTCCGCGACAATAGCTTCTAAAGACAGCGCGAAGCCCCTACCTACCATTAGCCGGCGGCACTGACCATATGCAAGCCAACTATCCCCAGAAACCAAATCATTGACTAGGTAGGTAGGcagattatttatttaaaactcGGTAAAATCTTCAGTAATAATAGAGTAAAAATCTAATTACAATTAATTAGACTAAAAACTATCGACATACTGTTTTACAAGACTGCCGAGTGAGAGTCCGACGACTCAAATAGATGATTGATTTGCTCTTTAAATTTCCTGACTGATTTAATTTCTCTCACATTTTCAGGTAAAGAGTTCCACAACAAAGCACCGCTGTCACTGGAACTTCGTTTCAAGTAGTTAGTACGTGGCCTGGGCAACGTCAATTTATGAAAGGAATTGCGCAAATCATAGTCTGTGCTTCGTTCGTGAAATAGGTTCTGCAAGTACACTGGAGCTTGTTCATTTAGAGATTTAAAcatcattattgctttatgCTTCTTTCTCCTTATAACTAATTTGTCCCATTTGAGTATATCAAGAAGCGGGCTCGAGCTAGTCCCATAGTTGGCCTTTAAAATTACTCTAGCTGCACGGTTCTGTAACTTTTGTAATTTGTGACTCAGTTGATCACTTAAGCCATCCCAAACGAGGCTACAGTAATCAAAGTGAGGTTGAACTAAGGAGTTATAGACTAGCACCGCAGTAGATTGGGAGATAGGGGGCCTGATACGTCTAAGGGCACCTATAGCCGAAGTTACCTTCTTACACAATTCGTTAACATGATTAGACCAGGAAACCCGATTGTCGATAATGAGACCTAATGATTTTGCGTGATCAACATTGCTGATAACTTGGTCTTCtagtttgatgtttatttcGTTATGGCTTTCCGCAAGAAGCTTCTGGCGAGAGCCAATAACCATAATTTCGGTTTTCGCAACATTAAGACTAAGCTTATTAGCTTTTAGCCAACAGTGAAGGTTCAGTAGTTCTAAGTTAGTCTCTTGTTCAAGGTCAGCTAGAGAGGAACCAGAAATGGTAATAGTTGCGAACATTTCGAACATTTCTAGTAGAACCGGATCTCACCCGTCATTTGATCACGCTGCACACGAAACCCCAAGGTCCTTAAGATCGAAGTCCTTTTCCACTTCCTTGACCCGTTCCTTCTGGTTCCCGGACCCCTGGATAGGAAACACGGTTGACTGATTACCACGATACCACTCTCTGCGATTTTTTTGGAGCTCGGCTAGTTATTCCTATAATACCCCGACCACGGTTAGGTTACCTTACCACCCAATGTCGTTGAGGCACATCTCTACAATGAACGCAGCTAAAACTCCCTTTGTGGTCTATTTCAAATCAATCCactaactaaaaaaatattattttaattatttttttaacagatCAAACGTCAGGATTCTAACACCGCTTTGGCCAGATTTGAATCACACAAACCaaatacacacaaaaaaaacgtTTCATGTCGCTATGTGTTCCGGAGCGAGACAAAATAGGAATAGTAAGCTTGGTAAACTTGTACTACAAACAACTACATGCAGCGTAAGTGTTTTAGGGCTATACGCCTAACTTACCATAACaaattcctttattttctttcacaaaGGAGGCCACATTACAATTCGTCTGGTTGCAGTGTTCGATGAATTTCTGATCAGTCGGTAAACTCTCCGAAAGCCGAAGGAATGATACAAATTCTACTGTTCTGGAACAATGAATCTTTCTCCGCGCGCATGAGCACTTCATGCAGGGACCAACAGACCACGTGGTCCCTTCAAAGTACTGATTGAAGTCCTCATCTTGACACGTGACAGCTGATAATGAAATGGAAACAGATAAGAAAAAATATGCGGCTATTTTCTCGGGAAGATTACTAGTTTAGGCTTTAGGCGAAACCTGTAGCAGTCTTgagttttctttaatttcctgCGATGATAAAAAGGATTGTTTTTCTCTGTAAAGTAACAATTTTCAAAAGTCCGTCTTTGCTGATATGGTAAATGCTTTTATTAGAGAGTGACCAGAATTGGTTCTATAAGGTTTAAAATCTAAaacgagaaaaagagagacCTCTGCAGTGGTCAATGATTTAACGGATTGAGTATAACGAGGCTGCACCTGATGAACAATTATCTATATCAATATTTCGTGAGCAATTGGTTGCGTTTCTGCATCGAGAGCTATCTGAATCCAGCTGACGGCCACTGGGACAGTAAGTCAGGTTTCCTCTCATTTGACTTCCTATCTCCTCCAGCACTAGGAAAAGAGGATGAAAGTAGAGGTATGCATGAGTAAGAGGCTGGGGCTACATTGCAATGAAAATCGGTCATTGAAAGAAAATGGCTACCAAAAATTGGGAATGTCTATATGCGGCACTTTTAAAcacatttgcatgaaaaaatgatcaaaaaacTACATAACCTTTATGATAAAAAGAATGTGTCCCCTGTAACCGTACaagaattgaaatttttcttctttccacAAGCCACTGTTTCAGCACATACTTGACGGATTAGTTTAAAATCTGATATGATTACACTTTTGGTCTTTTTAATGAGACGGAGGACAAGAACGAAGTCATTAGGTAATATAAATACCTCTTCCCCAGTTCCCtactctttttcttttaggttcTAAAGCCATAACATcatgataaaacaattactcTAACCCTCCAAATTTATGAAAATGTGAACAACAATGCTTAATCTTTCTGGATGCTTCTATTTCTTAACATGACCACTGATATTTTTGTTCTAGAATTAACTTGTGCTTCCGGAAATCATTAAGTAAGAGATCAAGCGCCACAATCTTGAACAACACATgcaatttatatttcatttaaaagtcCCCTCGAAagtttaccctgcgagcagagaaTACTTTTCCACGATATTTACTGAGGTGAGAATAGTAGCACGACAGTATGTATCGTAAAAGAGGACCTCTGCTTGTAACGGGTAGCGAAAGTTAAAACCACCTCGATGTTAGCTTGTTCAGCATAATAAGCACGCCACCACGTGAAAGTACACCTCATAAACGAATAAACTAAGGAATGATTGTTAGAATTAGATCAAGCATGAGCGAGCCAGCTTAGACAAAAACACGCAATACCTGAGCATTCTGAAGCACAGCATATAGCTCCATTGTATACATAACAGACAGGCCTGGTCATCGAGGGACAGTATTCTGAATTACGTACTCCAGGGAAGTAAAAGGTGCATCCTTCGAACATCCAAGTTTGGCCCTCAAATATTATCCCTTTATTCTCTACCAACTCAGcggcttgaaaaaaaaaacaaaaaagaaatgagcAGCTTCAATACTTTACGTTTATTACGCACTAGTTTGATTTGGTAATGTTATCAGGGTTATGGCGTTATGTGGAAGTATGTTGGTTAAATGCGCAGTTTGCGTTGCTGTTCATATGATAATTCGAAAAGTATTTGAGCCGGAGGAAGACTCTTCTAGTACCGGCACAGAGAATGTATACAATGACCTTAATTAATTTAAGAAAGATACATTTTTTGTGTATTAAAACGGAAATCTCTTATTCACGGTAATAACCACCCGGCTTCCGTCCTCTGGCGTACAAATGACCTAGGGCCAGTGGCTGCTAACATTTGACATTCAGCCTTCTCAACTCTAAATGTCAATACCAAACGTTGCTAGTTACGAACAACTTTATGCAACTGGCCCCTAGAGAATAACTAGCAATCACTGGATTCAGCTACTGTATGATTCATATCATACCATGCAAAGCCCAATacaataattgctttattattcatttaaaataattcgaACTCAGTCAATAAAAGATGACTTTTAACTCCGTAGTTTCAGGTTATCAAGAGATGTTTATCCTagaagaaaaattttaatagCAGTTGTCATCCGTTGAAAAGGATTTTTACTATTCATGCTATGTTGTTAGGCAGCAGTTCGGGCATTTCTCCTTCGCATCTTCCGCCATTTTCTACAGCTCTGCCAAAACAGCTCAGCTACCGCGCCTTCTGATGTACTTTTTTCTGTCGACATCTGTACAACTAAGGTCATTTGTACCGATATCGGCAAATATtgtccaaatttggtcatcgctagctgattatgaagaattaACCAGCTGATATGAGCCAATCAGGaacggaaaaatattttgaatgaagtttgGGCGAAAGGAGTGCTGATGCCACAATCCAAAGGCTTCTAATAGTAATCTTTTTAACACGTCTGAACAGTATTTTAAAAGATCTCCTCTCTACAGGAGTTACACTATTGAATATTTTTGAGACAAATTCTAACAAATCCGTTGCCTTGCCTAAGTAAGAGATATGACAGATATGAAGTGAGATAAGAAATAGCCGGCGAATGGTAAGCACAGAAGTTTGTCTCTGACGTTTGCTGATGGTCCTCTGCATGAATTAAACCATTCAGTGAAATACTGGTTGATTTAGAAATACTTcaaaaaaaatgggtcaattgcCTTTATAATTCTTCGCGAAGCGAGAGCCCTAAGGCCACTTAGCGAGGTAGAAACACGAGTTGGGTATTATCTAGCTTGCTGCGAACCAAGTATTTCTAGTCTTACCATGACACCACTCTCTGTTTTCCCGTACAAACTTCAGGACGCTACAGGATGGCTGAGTACAGTTCTGTGCATGGCTGTAAATACTTCGGAAATATCCTGGAAAGTTGATGGTTAAGTCTCTTTTACATGTTGTTAAGCCACCTTTGCAATGGCAACTGAGACACGGAGAAACTTTCCATCCCTTAACTCTGTCCTTTATTATGAAAGTACCACCTTCCTCGTCATAACAAATAACTAAAATTGAATGACAAAGTAATTTTGCATAAACTTAGACTGTGTACACTTTTAGTCTTTTAGGGTTATAGAGTGACTTTTTCAGCTGTGCGTTAAGCTGGGTGTTGGAAAACCGATATTAGAAACATCCCTTTGTTTTAAAGGGTAGAAATGTT
This window encodes:
- the LOC140934449 gene encoding uncharacterized protein; the encoded protein is MCQDIKGIFRKNMETWMNGSCVECTCSNGTINCTQTIISITYGLYNVSVFPTCEGCTSQETQTFSACKAFSDSRDNLIGCESEGLYIRDIHLCNGIEECPDGSDEKGCENVICYDEEGGTFIIKDRVKGWKVSPCLSCHCKGGLTTCKRDLTINFPGYFRSIYSHAQNCTQPSCSVLKFVRENREWCHAAELVENKGIIFEGQTWMFEGCTFYFPGVRNSEYCPSMTRPVCYVYNGAICCASECSVLEEIGSQMRGNLTYCPSGRQLDSDSSRCRNATNCSRNIDIDNCSSGAASLYSIR